Proteins found in one Nitrospirota bacterium genomic segment:
- the galT gene encoding galactose-1-phosphate uridylyltransferase — translation MHELRKDPILGQWVIVFKNESKRPSEYASLKEPPDDPATCPLCEGKEMNTPHEIRAIRKAGTKPDKAGWLTRVIPDFQPLLQIEGDLNRQGIGMYDKMDGIGANEIIIETPEHFRAPEDAGMEQIVMVISTYKERILDLEKDPRLRYILIFKNHGKAAGARFSHPHSQLVATPIIPSRVKEELDGAKLYYNFKDRCIFCDIIREDVRMGDRIILENRSFVALCPFASRFPFEMWILPKKHNCAFQDINREEEEDLAITLITIVGKLKKLLDDPPYNSVLHTAPSRIPRRDHWHTLGEDFHWHIEIMPRLTRTAGFEWGSGSYVLPTSPEDCAKYLREV, via the coding sequence ATGCATGAATTGAGGAAAGACCCTATCCTGGGCCAGTGGGTTATTGTTTTTAAAAATGAGTCTAAGAGGCCGTCCGAGTACGCCAGTTTAAAGGAGCCTCCGGATGACCCTGCAACATGCCCTTTATGCGAGGGAAAAGAAATGAATACACCGCACGAAATAAGGGCCATAAGGAAGGCAGGAACCAAGCCAGATAAAGCCGGCTGGCTTACAAGGGTCATTCCTGATTTCCAGCCACTGCTCCAGATAGAGGGAGATTTAAACAGGCAGGGCATCGGGATGTATGACAAAATGGATGGCATAGGAGCCAACGAGATAATCATAGAGACCCCGGAACACTTTAGAGCGCCTGAAGATGCAGGCATGGAACAGATTGTAATGGTAATATCAACGTATAAAGAAAGAATCCTTGACCTCGAAAAAGACCCGAGGCTGAGATATATATTGATTTTTAAAAATCATGGGAAGGCGGCTGGCGCCCGTTTTAGCCATCCCCATTCCCAGCTCGTTGCAACACCCATTATTCCAAGCAGGGTCAAGGAAGAACTCGATGGCGCCAAACTCTATTATAATTTCAAAGACAGGTGCATATTCTGCGATATCATAAGAGAAGACGTCAGGATGGGTGATAGAATAATCCTCGAAAACAGGAGCTTTGTGGCCTTGTGCCCATTTGCATCAAGATTCCCCTTTGAGATGTGGATATTGCCGAAAAAGCATAATTGTGCCTTTCAGGACATAAACAGGGAAGAGGAAGAAGACCTTGCAATAACTCTGATTACAATTGTCGGCAAACTCAAAAAACTCCTCGATGATCCACCTTACAACTCAGTGCTGCATACTGCTCCGAGCCGCATCCCGAGGCGCGATCACTGGCATACCCTCGGAGAGGATTTTCACTGGCATATAGAAATAATGCCCCGCCTGACAAGAACTGCCGGGTTTGAATGGGGCTCCGGCTCTTACGTATTACCCACATCCCCTGAGGACTGTGCAAAATATTTAAGGGAGGTTTAA
- a CDS encoding geranylgeranyl reductase family protein has product MRTVVVAGGGPSGSIAAKNLASSGINVYLVEKDFKRIKPCGGGIPSRAFEEFNLPVSATYREVKTISVISPKGLRVDIPLEGSSLLMVERGVFDRNLRDMAEKAGAHLIEAEITSVEEKGRSLNITIIEDGKEKTLKADFLIAADGVNSRVVSALNLAHLPCLYTMMEEIEVSSLTIGTASNICCEFWFGSSHAPGLYSWVFPKKEHISIGTGSTDGQALKGLIENFKRRRELNETGNGKVYRIPLKRRESLVYGNVLFVGDAAGLVMPLSYEGIYYAMKSGQMAAEAIIAGRPIMYEKTWKRKYAKRFYLMQRLKEHFLKNDENAEHLVELHRRKDIQKASMRLWLGKDLGTSGLLSYIGFFRRFLH; this is encoded by the coding sequence ATGCGTACAGTTGTTGTAGCAGGTGGCGGGCCTTCAGGCTCTATTGCTGCAAAAAACCTTGCCTCCTCTGGCATAAACGTCTACCTCGTGGAAAAGGACTTCAAAAGGATAAAACCATGCGGCGGCGGAATACCATCGAGGGCTTTTGAAGAGTTCAACCTGCCTGTTAGCGCAACATACAGGGAAGTCAAAACCATCTCGGTCATTTCTCCAAAAGGCTTGAGGGTTGATATACCTCTTGAAGGTAGTTCACTATTAATGGTTGAGAGGGGGGTCTTTGACAGAAACTTAAGAGACATGGCAGAGAAGGCTGGTGCGCATCTCATCGAGGCAGAAATAACCTCAGTAGAAGAAAAAGGCCGGAGCCTCAATATAACTATAATTGAAGATGGGAAGGAAAAAACTTTAAAAGCGGATTTTTTAATTGCAGCAGATGGAGTAAATTCCAGAGTCGTAAGTGCTTTAAACCTTGCTCATCTTCCATGCCTTTATACAATGATGGAAGAGATCGAAGTCTCCAGTCTGACGATTGGCACCGCAAGTAACATCTGCTGCGAGTTCTGGTTTGGCTCATCCCATGCCCCTGGCCTCTATTCCTGGGTCTTTCCTAAAAAGGAGCACATAAGTATAGGAACAGGCTCAACAGATGGGCAGGCCTTAAAAGGCCTTATTGAAAACTTTAAAAGGCGGCGTGAATTAAACGAGACAGGCAATGGGAAGGTGTACAGAATACCTTTAAAAAGGCGTGAATCTCTGGTTTATGGAAATGTCCTTTTTGTAGGAGACGCCGCCGGACTTGTAATGCCTCTTAGCTACGAAGGCATATATTACGCTATGAAGAGCGGCCAGATGGCTGCTGAGGCTATCATTGCAGGCAGGCCCATCATGTATGAAAAAACATGGAAGAGGAAATACGCAAAAAGGTTTTATCTCATGCAGAGGCTTAAAGAGCATTTCTTAAAAAATGATGAAAATGCAGAGCACCTCGTTGAACTTCACAGGAGAAAAGACATACAGAAGGCCTCTATGAGGCTCTGGTTAGGAAAAGACCTGGGCACATCAGGGCTTTTAAGCTATATAGGTTTCTTCAGAAGGTTTTTACATTGA
- a CDS encoding succinate dehydrogenase iron-sulfur subunit, which yields MGKYRFKIKRFNQEEDSSPRWEEFALNMEPAERVLDGLIKIKDKLDGSLTFRHSCEHGICGSCAMKINGENRLSCQTLIKDVPQRIVIEPLPAFKVIKDVVTDMEIFFNATDNVSPYLINPEEPPGRERLQSPDEHEKILESVTCIMCGCCTSACPSYWADKSYLGPSTLLKAYRFAFDSRDRAMNERLDAIDNPHGLWRCHNIFNCVEVCPKEINVTWHISQLKKKAVARKLPYSRKK from the coding sequence ATGGGAAAATATAGATTTAAGATAAAACGGTTTAACCAAGAAGAAGATTCATCTCCTCGATGGGAAGAATTCGCTCTTAATATGGAACCTGCTGAAAGGGTTCTGGATGGTCTGATAAAGATCAAGGACAAACTTGACGGCTCACTTACTTTCAGGCATTCATGCGAACATGGCATCTGTGGCTCATGCGCCATGAAGATAAATGGCGAGAACAGGCTTTCCTGTCAGACCCTGATAAAGGATGTGCCTCAGAGGATTGTGATTGAGCCTCTGCCTGCATTTAAGGTTATTAAAGACGTGGTAACTGACATGGAGATTTTCTTCAATGCAACAGACAATGTCAGCCCATACCTGATAAACCCTGAAGAGCCACCTGGGAGGGAAAGACTTCAAAGCCCTGATGAGCATGAGAAAATCCTTGAATCTGTAACCTGCATCATGTGCGGATGCTGCACATCAGCATGTCCGTCTTACTGGGCAGATAAGTCATACTTAGGCCCTTCAACCCTTCTCAAGGCCTACAGATTTGCCTTTGACTCACGGGACAGGGCTATGAATGAAAGGCTTGATGCTATTGATAATCCCCATGGACTGTGGCGCTGCCATAATATATTTAATTGCGTTGAGGTCTGTCCTAAGGAGATAAATGTAACATGGCATATATCACAGTTGAAAAAAAAGGCAGTAGCCAGAAAACTCCCCTACTCAAGAAAGAAATAA
- a CDS encoding energy transducer TonB has protein sequence MRLNRYIATSMTIHFILLVLFALFYLNRPGRITPFDVKIVGPFDIRPVTPASPDRPAKPSKPVPEKLPSISKGIAPKRLHGEGTDTKTPEASGGTTLSRGKAPSSDDSKSGDIPKAKPSPGPTKRFPLFDKETVEKFAKKESATDRGVSFDTSEFQYMGYMRRLKERIESVWQYPPEAARKGIYGDLYIRFTILKNGRLGDAELVRTSGHKDLDEAAIKALKNAEPFWPLPEDYDKDSLTITGHFIYAIGLFYIR, from the coding sequence TTGAGACTGAACCGTTACATAGCCACATCCATGACCATTCACTTTATTCTACTCGTCTTATTTGCCCTGTTTTATCTAAACAGACCAGGCAGAATCACCCCATTTGATGTAAAAATAGTAGGCCCATTTGATATCAGGCCTGTTACACCCGCATCTCCGGACAGACCGGCAAAGCCATCTAAACCTGTACCGGAGAAGCTGCCATCAATCTCAAAAGGTATCGCTCCAAAGAGGCTGCATGGAGAGGGCACAGACACAAAAACACCTGAAGCATCTGGCGGTACAACGCTCAGCCGGGGGAAAGCGCCCTCCTCGGATGACAGTAAAAGCGGGGATATTCCAAAGGCTAAACCCTCACCCGGGCCGACAAAAAGATTTCCACTTTTTGATAAAGAGACAGTTGAGAAATTTGCCAAAAAGGAGAGCGCTACAGACAGGGGCGTATCCTTCGATACATCCGAATTCCAGTACATGGGCTATATGAGAAGGCTGAAGGAAAGGATTGAAAGCGTATGGCAGTATCCTCCAGAGGCAGCACGGAAAGGCATTTACGGCGACCTCTATATAAGATTCACCATACTAAAAAATGGCAGACTTGGCGATGCAGAGCTGGTCCGCACCTCAGGGCATAAAGACCTCGACGAGGCTGCAATAAAGGCACTTAAAAATGCAGAGCCCTTCTGGCCCCTGCCAGAAGACTATGATAAAGATAGCCTTACAATCACAGGCCATTTCATCTATGCAATAGGCCTGTTTTATATACGGTAG
- a CDS encoding universal stress protein: MKVEKILFPTDFSEGSYNALPYAVDLAKHYNAKLYILHVIYDVAKATGWYVPHIPMEELYKDMAAGAQKEMEKCCMEETRGFKNVEKIISRGIPHDEIIKFAKEKNIDMIVIGTHGRSGLDRIIFGSTAEKVVRGAPCPVMTVRLPEHRKQ; the protein is encoded by the coding sequence ATGAAAGTTGAAAAAATACTTTTCCCAACAGATTTTTCAGAAGGTTCCTACAATGCGCTGCCATATGCTGTTGACCTTGCAAAACATTACAATGCAAAACTCTACATCCTGCATGTTATCTATGATGTTGCCAAGGCTACAGGCTGGTATGTCCCACATATACCAATGGAAGAACTTTACAAAGATATGGCTGCAGGGGCACAGAAAGAGATGGAAAAGTGCTGCATGGAAGAAACGAGGGGTTTCAAGAATGTAGAAAAGATTATCTCAAGGGGTATCCCCCACGATGAGATAATAAAATTTGCTAAAGAAAAAAATATAGACATGATAGTTATTGGAACCCATGGCAGGAGCGGTCTGGATAGAATTATTTTTGGAAGTACTGCCGAAAAGGTGGTCAGGGGTGCGCCATGCCCGGTAATGACAGTAAGATTGCCAGAGCACAGGAAACAATAG
- a CDS encoding Lrp/AsnC ligand binding domain-containing protein: protein MAKVYLLANTMPGKERDIRDKLRAIKGVSGADLITGVYDVIAVIESKDLDSIFKKILKDIRGLKGISRTETFIAVE, encoded by the coding sequence ATGGCAAAGGTATATCTGCTGGCTAATACAATGCCAGGCAAGGAAAGGGACATAAGGGATAAATTAAGGGCCATTAAAGGCGTGAGCGGGGCAGACCTCATCACAGGCGTCTATGATGTAATAGCAGTAATTGAGAGCAAAGACCTTGACTCCATTTTCAAAAAAATCCTGAAAGACATCAGGGGACTTAAAGGAATATCCAGGACAGAGACATTTATCGCAGTTGAGTAG